A genomic stretch from Sulfuricurvum sp. includes:
- a CDS encoding SAM-dependent methyltransferase gives MLFSNYMNDWLYGADGYYASYRPIGKSGDFYTAVSTSKFFGGTIAKHIIERIDEGFLSPDSLICEIGAHHGYLLADIIEFLHTLRPKLIITLRFGIVERFETLQQQQKNYFEDSFGDVICLEHYCDVSEIRASSAFFIANEIFDAFACELLYQGKIARIDNNGKIVFDRDSAEVIEHAHKYKKDRGEIAIGYESFARSMAQSVSKFEFMSFDYGEMEARSDFSIRVYQDHKVYPLFDEELNLQHAYGKTDITYDVNFAHVKEAFESQGLVMVQYATQLVALIEMGILDLLAILKENVTDEIYTQELEKVKILITPSLMGERFKMIRFTQG, from the coding sequence ATGCTATTTAGCAACTATATGAACGATTGGCTCTACGGAGCCGATGGATATTACGCATCCTATCGCCCTATCGGTAAGAGCGGGGACTTTTATACGGCGGTGAGTACTTCCAAATTTTTTGGGGGGACGATAGCAAAACATATCATTGAGCGTATCGATGAGGGGTTTTTATCTCCTGATTCACTGATTTGTGAGATTGGTGCTCATCACGGTTATTTGCTCGCCGATATTATCGAGTTTTTACACACCCTTCGTCCAAAGCTTATAATTACTCTTCGCTTTGGGATTGTGGAGCGATTTGAGACTCTGCAACAGCAACAAAAAAACTATTTTGAGGACTCTTTTGGAGATGTTATCTGTTTGGAGCATTACTGTGATGTGAGTGAGATTCGTGCCTCTTCAGCCTTTTTTATCGCCAATGAGATTTTTGATGCGTTCGCGTGCGAACTCCTCTATCAGGGGAAGATTGCTCGCATAGATAACAATGGAAAGATTGTTTTTGATAGAGATTCAGCTGAAGTAATCGAACATGCTCATAAATATAAAAAAGATCGTGGGGAAATCGCGATAGGATACGAATCGTTCGCCCGCTCAATGGCTCAAAGTGTCTCAAAATTTGAGTTTATGAGTTTCGATTACGGTGAGATGGAGGCACGGAGCGATTTTTCAATCCGCGTTTACCAAGATCATAAAGTGTATCCCCTTTTTGATGAGGAACTAAACCTCCAACATGCGTATGGAAAAACCGATATCACCTATGATGTTAATTTTGCTCATGTCAAAGAGGCATTTGAGTCTCAAGGGTTAGTAATGGTGCAGTATGCAACACAACTGGTGGCACTCATAGAGATGGGAATTTTGGATTTATTGGCTATCTTAAAAGAGAACGTCACCGATGAAATCTATACCCAAGAGCTCGAAAAAGTAAAAATCCTCATCACCCCATCGCTTATGGGGGAGCGATTTAAAATGATACGCTTTACCCAAGGATAA
- a CDS encoding ankyrin repeat domain-containing protein: protein MRYLIALMVACSLYGGTLHEAVYEGDIKKVEKIIFSGVKVDEANQAGLSALHVAIKLDDTTMAKYLLKHGADINFQDLNGNTPLILAIKKKNLELSTFVVLAGADVNLANNDGITPLHQAAFSGNEKVVDFLLKARANPNVKNNDGATPYDFAIAKKNLQIAQLIKMSM from the coding sequence ATGAGATATCTGATAGCACTGATGGTCGCTTGCTCTTTGTACGGCGGTACTTTACATGAGGCTGTTTATGAGGGAGATATTAAAAAAGTCGAAAAAATTATATTCTCGGGTGTGAAAGTTGATGAGGCAAATCAAGCAGGCTTGAGCGCGCTTCATGTGGCAATCAAGCTCGATGATACAACAATGGCTAAATATCTACTCAAACACGGTGCGGATATAAATTTTCAAGATTTAAACGGTAATACTCCACTGATTTTGGCGATTAAAAAGAAAAATTTAGAGTTAAGTACGTTTGTCGTATTAGCAGGAGCTGATGTCAATCTCGCCAATAATGATGGGATAACCCCACTGCACCAAGCGGCATTTAGCGGTAATGAAAAAGTGGTCGATTTTTTACTCAAAGCTAGAGCAAACCCCAATGTAAAAAACAACGACGGTGCAACACCGTATGATTTCGCGATTGCCAAGAAAAATTTACAAATAGCACAACTGATAAAAATGTCAATGTAG
- the thiS gene encoding sulfur carrier protein ThiS, which produces MKIKVNGELREIAENSSMLDLIRSLGVEERVMASALNMEIVKQDGWASTPLKEGDVIELLDFVGGG; this is translated from the coding sequence ATGAAGATAAAAGTAAATGGAGAGCTTAGAGAGATAGCAGAGAACTCATCGATGCTTGATTTGATACGTTCATTAGGGGTAGAAGAGAGGGTGATGGCATCTGCTCTAAATATGGAAATAGTAAAGCAAGATGGATGGGCTAGTACTCCCCTCAAAGAGGGAGACGTTATCGAACTACTCGATTTTGTTGGGGGTGGGTGA
- a CDS encoding alkylphosphonate utilization protein, with the protein MRDTTQCELCGSTENLELLNIGDGSSDQSLTLCETCRTQIANPDNLDANHWRVLNDTMWSEIPAVQVMSYRLLHALGSQDLLDMMYLEEDVKTWADKGLLKSNDDGDSAVVHRDSNGTILAEGDTVTLIKDLDVKGAGFTAKRGTIVKNIHLTDDAKFIEGKINGTQIVLVAEYMKKSN; encoded by the coding sequence ATGCGCGATACTACCCAATGTGAACTCTGCGGTTCAACAGAAAATTTAGAACTGCTCAATATCGGAGATGGAAGTAGCGATCAATCGCTCACACTGTGTGAAACCTGCCGTACTCAAATTGCCAATCCCGATAATCTCGATGCCAACCACTGGCGCGTTCTTAACGATACTATGTGGAGTGAAATCCCTGCTGTTCAGGTAATGTCGTACCGATTGCTTCACGCACTCGGTTCACAAGATTTACTCGATATGATGTACCTCGAAGAAGATGTCAAAACATGGGCTGATAAAGGATTGCTAAAATCCAATGACGATGGAGATAGTGCCGTTGTTCACCGTGATAGTAACGGGACAATTTTAGCTGAGGGTGACACAGTGACCCTTATCAAAGATTTAGACGTTAAAGGGGCAGGTTTTACCGCAAAACGTGGAACGATTGTTAAAAACATCCACCTCACCGATGATGCTAAATTCATCGAAGGTAAAATTAACGGTACTCAAATCGTCTTGGTTGCGGAGTATATGAAAAAGAGTAATTGA
- the acpS gene encoding holo-ACP synthase, translating into MIGIDLIKIDRMKRLIERFGDHALSKFLSDNEIALIKNPRTAAGFWAAKEACSKALGCGIGHECGFHDIILSKSSKGAPIITLTPKVQDAFKITHTSVSITHDGDYAIAVVALETSSKI; encoded by the coding sequence ATGATCGGCATCGACCTTATCAAAATTGATCGGATGAAACGTCTCATCGAGCGTTTCGGCGATCATGCCCTCTCAAAATTTTTATCCGATAATGAAATAGCACTTATAAAAAATCCACGCACCGCTGCTGGTTTTTGGGCTGCCAAAGAGGCATGTTCCAAAGCATTGGGATGCGGTATTGGACATGAATGCGGGTTTCACGATATAATTCTATCAAAGTCATCCAAAGGCGCCCCAATAATCACCTTAACACCAAAGGTACAAGACGCTTTTAAGATCACTCATACCTCCGTATCCATTACCCACGATGGCGATTATGCTATTGCTGTCGTTGCTTTAGAAACATCTTCTAAAATTTAA
- the fliL gene encoding flagellar basal body-associated protein FliL, whose amino-acid sequence MANKEKEHEEEAATEGGEKKKSGKLLLIIIIVVLFLIIVIGGVIAFMMMGNHEAEGESAKTTKEAPAHEGEEKKATEGESKSTGNSGGLDTPSTEVGIMFPLELFTVNLLSESGRRYLKVEMNLELEGEELAVELEKKKPVLRDVIIRILSSKSLEEISTVKGKESLKEQIVSELNQRTKDGKIKNVYFVDFVVQ is encoded by the coding sequence ATGGCTAATAAAGAAAAAGAGCACGAAGAAGAGGCAGCCACAGAGGGTGGAGAGAAGAAAAAATCGGGAAAACTGCTCCTGATTATTATCATTGTTGTTTTATTTTTAATTATCGTCATAGGTGGTGTAATCGCTTTTATGATGATGGGAAATCATGAAGCAGAGGGAGAATCGGCTAAAACAACAAAGGAAGCTCCAGCGCATGAAGGTGAAGAGAAAAAAGCTACCGAGGGTGAAAGTAAATCCACGGGAAATAGCGGTGGGCTTGATACCCCATCTACGGAAGTTGGGATTATGTTTCCACTTGAGCTCTTTACTGTTAATCTCCTCTCTGAGAGTGGACGACGATACCTCAAAGTTGAGATGAATCTTGAGCTCGAAGGGGAAGAATTAGCCGTTGAATTAGAGAAGAAAAAACCGGTTTTACGGGATGTCATTATCCGTATCCTCTCCTCTAAATCACTCGAAGAGATTTCTACTGTCAAAGGGAAAGAGTCATTGAAAGAGCAAATCGTATCGGAACTCAATCAACGTACCAAAGACGGTAAAATCAAAAACGTCTATTTCGTCGATTTCGTTGTTCAATAA
- a CDS encoding ABC transporter permease, protein MIESIFGFVGRPFLNLFEGIERFGLFILFQMRLIRLYPRVFKRPKILLTQIDIIGLGCVGVVTLTALFTGMVEAIQLYSGFHQFGIESFIGYTIFLSISKELGPVFASLMLISRSISAMAAELGTMKVSEQIDAIDILGVDSKEYLLVPRIIATVISLPLLVIWFDFVAISSAYLISTGALGINGVVYQDTVMRLGEFNDIMAGVIKAFVFGWIVSAIGSYIGYHTTGGARGVGESTIYAVVYSAVAIFIANYFISSLFLYLDW, encoded by the coding sequence ATGATTGAATCAATTTTTGGATTTGTTGGTCGCCCTTTTTTAAATCTATTTGAGGGGATTGAGCGTTTTGGACTTTTTATACTCTTTCAAATGAGATTAATACGTCTCTATCCTAGAGTATTTAAACGTCCTAAAATATTATTAACACAAATAGATATTATTGGGTTGGGGTGTGTTGGTGTTGTTACGTTAACCGCACTGTTTACAGGGATGGTTGAAGCGATTCAGCTCTATAGCGGATTTCATCAGTTTGGGATTGAAAGTTTTATCGGTTACACGATTTTTCTCTCTATCTCAAAAGAGTTGGGACCTGTATTTGCCTCGTTAATGCTTATTTCACGCTCTATCAGTGCTATGGCCGCAGAACTTGGGACGATGAAAGTGAGTGAACAAATCGATGCAATCGATATTTTAGGGGTCGATTCAAAAGAATATCTTTTGGTTCCTCGTATTATTGCTACTGTTATTTCTTTACCGTTACTCGTTATTTGGTTTGACTTTGTTGCGATCTCATCAGCGTATTTAATCTCTACAGGTGCACTGGGTATTAATGGGGTCGTCTATCAAGATACCGTGATGCGATTGGGTGAGTTTAACGATATTATGGCGGGTGTCATTAAAGCATTCGTTTTTGGATGGATTGTTAGTGCTATAGGAAGCTATATCGGATATCACACCACGGGTGGAGCACGCGGTGTTGGAGAATCGACGATTTACGCAGTTGTCTATTCGGCAGTTGCTATTTTTATTGCAAACTACTTTATTTCGTCACTCTTTTTGTATCTAGATTGGTAA
- a CDS encoding carbonic anhydrase → MSLNAADQSVQRLKEFAEGNETFQQTYFKKNEAHLLSLVKEGQNPRTLFIGCSDSRVIPDLIIQSDPGDLFVVRNIGNFVAPYKPDEDFHSTAAAIEYAVSVLEVSEIIICGHSHCGAIAALYKSSCQTSMVHTAKWLTLGEKAKTMAMITLGNDAPKEELLRATEQLSIVTQIENLLTYPYVKKLAEEEKLFIHGWYYDIETGAIDYYDPETYQFRPLSELGD, encoded by the coding sequence GTGTCACTAAACGCCGCCGATCAAAGTGTCCAACGTCTCAAAGAGTTTGCGGAGGGGAATGAAACCTTTCAACAAACCTACTTTAAAAAAAATGAAGCGCATCTTTTAAGCCTTGTGAAAGAGGGACAAAATCCTCGTACATTATTTATCGGATGTTCGGATTCTCGTGTTATTCCCGATCTCATCATCCAATCCGATCCAGGTGATTTATTTGTCGTTCGAAATATCGGAAACTTTGTTGCCCCCTATAAACCGGATGAAGATTTTCACTCCACCGCAGCAGCTATAGAATACGCGGTCAGTGTACTTGAAGTCTCTGAAATTATTATATGCGGGCATTCCCATTGCGGTGCAATCGCAGCTCTTTATAAAAGTTCTTGTCAAACTTCGATGGTGCATACTGCCAAATGGCTTACACTAGGAGAAAAAGCTAAGACCATGGCGATGATAACACTTGGGAACGACGCACCCAAAGAGGAGTTACTTCGTGCAACGGAACAACTTTCCATCGTTACTCAAATCGAAAATCTCCTTACCTACCCATACGTCAAAAAATTGGCAGAAGAGGAGAAGCTATTTATCCACGGTTGGTACTACGATATAGAAACCGGTGCAATAGATTATTATGATCCTGAAACCTACCAGTTTCGTCCCCTCAGCGAGCTAGGGGATTAA
- the radA gene encoding DNA repair protein RadA, which yields MAKKKSTLFECQHCGFTTPKWMGKCTNCGGWDSFIELNEQQQEIVKLTTSSSPLAGAKAKEITQIVEEHTERFSSDDAELDMVLGGGVVPGSLVLIGGSPGVGKSTLLLKIGSNLARQNRNVLYVSGEESEGQIKLRANRLGANVDNLFLLAEIRLEQVLSELHERSYECIIIDSIQTLYSETIASAPGSVTQVRQITFDLMRIAKERRIAIFIIGHITKEGSIAGPRVLEHMVDVVLYFEGDSGHELRILRGFKNRFGPTSEIGVFEMRHDGLVSAKDLSSRFFNRTKSQSGSALTVIMEGTRPIVLEVQALVSDTHAPNPKRQATGFENNRLNMLLALLERKLEIPLNSYDVFINITGGIKITETSADLAILAAIISSFRNRAISKETVFIGEVSLVGDIREVYQLDQRLKEAASQQITKALIPKKPLEKTSIKCYEIDEVSKLLEWF from the coding sequence ATGGCAAAGAAAAAATCAACCTTATTTGAGTGTCAACACTGCGGATTTACCACCCCTAAATGGATGGGAAAATGTACCAACTGCGGTGGATGGGATAGCTTTATCGAGCTGAATGAACAACAACAAGAAATCGTCAAACTTACCACCTCTTCCTCCCCACTAGCTGGTGCAAAAGCCAAAGAGATTACTCAAATTGTCGAAGAGCACACTGAGCGATTTAGCAGTGATGATGCCGAACTCGATATGGTGCTCGGTGGTGGGGTAGTTCCCGGTTCATTAGTCCTCATCGGAGGAAGTCCTGGGGTTGGAAAATCGACCCTGTTACTCAAAATCGGTTCCAACCTCGCACGCCAAAACCGTAATGTCCTCTATGTATCGGGTGAAGAGAGCGAAGGGCAGATTAAACTCCGTGCCAATCGTCTAGGAGCCAATGTCGATAATCTCTTTCTCCTCGCCGAAATACGACTGGAACAGGTTCTCAGTGAGCTCCATGAACGCTCTTATGAGTGTATTATCATCGACTCTATCCAAACGCTCTATTCTGAAACCATTGCCTCAGCACCCGGATCGGTAACACAGGTACGCCAAATCACCTTTGATTTGATGCGGATTGCCAAAGAGCGTCGTATTGCTATCTTTATCATCGGGCACATCACCAAAGAGGGTTCCATTGCAGGACCTCGCGTGTTGGAGCATATGGTGGATGTTGTCCTCTATTTTGAGGGGGACAGCGGACATGAACTCCGAATACTCCGAGGATTTAAAAATCGTTTTGGTCCAACCAGTGAGATCGGAGTATTTGAGATGCGCCACGATGGTTTGGTATCGGCAAAAGATCTCTCCTCGCGCTTTTTTAACCGTACCAAATCCCAAAGCGGTTCTGCCCTCACCGTTATCATGGAGGGGACTCGCCCCATTGTTTTAGAGGTACAAGCACTGGTCAGCGATACCCATGCCCCTAATCCGAAACGTCAGGCAACAGGGTTCGAGAACAACCGTCTCAATATGCTTCTCGCATTATTGGAGCGAAAACTCGAAATTCCTCTCAATAGTTATGATGTTTTCATCAACATCACTGGAGGGATAAAAATCACCGAGACTTCTGCCGATTTAGCAATTTTAGCCGCTATCATCAGCAGTTTTCGCAACCGTGCCATCTCTAAAGAGACGGTATTTATCGGCGAAGTTTCCCTCGTGGGTGATATTCGTGAGGTGTATCAGCTCGATCAACGACTAAAAGAGGCAGCCTCTCAACAGATTACCAAAGCATTAATCCCGAAAAAGCCTCTCGAAAAAACTTCCATAAAATGTTACGAAATTGATGAAGTGAGTAAATTATTGGAGTGGTTTTAA
- a CDS encoding adenylate/guanylate cyclase domain-containing protein — translation MKNPIIHSTALAVVIVLIVFFAQFTHTLDGFENGLWDLRVTYLSKPTKHDPSIKLILIDQSSLDWAENNNNLSWPWPREMYSAIVDHCKKGGAKAILFDMLFSEPSFYGKQDDQRFASSLIDNNSVGAVILSSTQGESIQWPKELLKPIYQPIMIDTISHTHASFPTEPIGSAFNTLGSVVSIPDSDGITRKTTLVQSFDGFNVPSLSLSGYLISHPSSTYHYFEKQFCLNHQCTPLTSEYKAIINYHGPSQTYKTFNAASVIASKILEDEGKKGMIPSTTFKNSYVIIGVSAPGLMDLKSTPLQNVYPGAEIHATILDNLLHNDFVSEAPSSITYIALFVIIFAILFGVRYHASLLIGSLYPIIALTLVIITSIITYYFTIWFHLAVFIVGITLAWLSAFGIKYFHEGAQKRFIKNAFSRYISPQVIDSLIKHPENLKLGGRRETLSILFSDIEGFTTISTHMEPEILARFLNEYLGLMSDIIMDLGGTIDKYEGDAIIAFWNAPLPQNDHAILAVEAALQCQKRLHEYNPHFVERYGYAIKTRFGIHTGEVIIGNLGTEKRFDYTFIGDAGNLASRLESANKQFSTYIMISEDTKLLLSDRYVCRELGLIGVVGRSLPVRVYEPWSSLSDSNFFLPYHEALTLLYTGDLNKAEEQFQHLASLDFVSKSYLSIIQKIRSEKMSFKNGVLYLDEK, via the coding sequence ATGAAAAACCCAATTATTCACTCTACTGCTTTGGCGGTAGTTATTGTGCTTATTGTATTTTTTGCTCAATTTACCCATACTCTTGATGGTTTTGAGAATGGTTTGTGGGATCTTCGAGTTACCTATTTAAGCAAACCAACGAAACACGATCCATCGATTAAACTTATACTTATAGATCAAAGTTCGCTCGATTGGGCTGAGAATAACAATAATCTCTCATGGCCATGGCCTAGAGAAATGTACTCCGCTATCGTTGATCATTGTAAAAAAGGGGGAGCGAAAGCCATACTATTTGATATGCTTTTCTCTGAACCCTCTTTTTACGGTAAACAAGATGACCAACGTTTTGCCAGTTCATTAATAGATAACAATAGCGTAGGGGCAGTGATTCTGAGTTCAACCCAAGGAGAGAGTATTCAATGGCCAAAAGAACTTCTAAAACCAATCTACCAGCCAATCATGATCGATACAATATCTCATACCCATGCCTCCTTTCCAACCGAGCCAATTGGATCGGCTTTTAATACACTTGGCTCGGTTGTATCAATACCCGATAGTGATGGTATCACTCGAAAAACAACTTTAGTTCAATCATTTGACGGATTCAATGTCCCCTCTTTATCTCTTAGTGGATATTTAATCTCTCATCCCTCGTCAACCTACCACTATTTTGAAAAACAATTTTGCCTCAATCATCAATGTACCCCTTTGACCTCTGAATATAAAGCAATTATTAACTATCATGGTCCATCTCAAACTTATAAAACTTTTAATGCCGCATCCGTTATAGCATCCAAAATTTTAGAAGATGAGGGAAAAAAGGGGATGATACCCTCTACTACATTTAAAAATAGCTACGTCATTATCGGTGTTAGCGCACCCGGTCTTATGGATTTAAAAAGTACCCCTTTACAAAATGTCTATCCCGGAGCAGAAATTCATGCAACGATATTAGACAATCTACTGCACAACGATTTTGTATCCGAAGCACCCTCAAGTATCACCTATATTGCACTATTTGTTATCATCTTTGCTATCTTATTTGGTGTACGCTACCATGCTTCATTATTGATAGGATCACTCTATCCGATTATTGCACTAACTTTAGTAATTATCACTAGCATCATCACCTATTACTTTACTATTTGGTTCCACCTTGCTGTTTTTATTGTTGGAATTACCCTCGCTTGGCTTAGTGCATTTGGGATTAAATATTTTCATGAAGGTGCTCAAAAACGTTTTATTAAAAATGCTTTTTCCCGTTATATTAGCCCACAAGTAATCGATTCTTTAATTAAACATCCAGAAAATTTAAAACTGGGAGGAAGACGGGAAACATTATCCATTCTCTTTTCCGATATAGAAGGGTTCACGACCATATCAACCCATATGGAACCGGAAATATTAGCCCGTTTTTTGAATGAATATTTAGGTTTAATGAGTGATATTATCATGGATCTTGGAGGGACTATCGATAAATATGAGGGGGACGCAATCATTGCTTTTTGGAACGCACCGCTCCCACAAAACGATCACGCGATACTCGCGGTAGAAGCTGCTCTTCAGTGTCAAAAACGTTTACACGAGTATAATCCTCATTTTGTCGAACGCTATGGTTATGCCATCAAAACCCGATTCGGTATCCACACCGGTGAAGTAATTATCGGTAATTTAGGGACAGAAAAACGGTTTGATTATACCTTTATCGGTGATGCGGGAAATCTAGCTTCTCGATTAGAATCAGCCAATAAACAATTTTCTACCTACATTATGATTTCAGAAGATACCAAATTATTACTCAGTGACCGTTATGTTTGCAGAGAATTAGGTCTTATCGGCGTTGTAGGTCGTAGCCTTCCTGTTCGTGTATATGAACCGTGGTCATCATTATCCGATAGCAATTTTTTTCTCCCCTATCATGAAGCACTCACACTTTTATACACCGGAGATTTGAATAAAGCTGAAGAGCAATTTCAACATTTAGCATCCTTAGATTTCGTTAGTAAATCGTATCTCTCCATCATTCAAAAAATTCGTTCCGAAAAAATGTCTTTTAAAAATGGAGTTCTTTATCTGGATGAAAAATAG
- a CDS encoding M48 family metalloprotease, giving the protein MKLFIMLFIALFFGGCVQDMDKMLTPAALDNYMSLTGVSHEKRESISKLSNTLVKSMEDITPEQEYYIGRTVSATILSRYKPYSNSKAQSYVNQIGYQLSFHSELPHTYGGYHFQILDSDEINAFAAPGGFIFLTRGILQCAGSEDAVAAIIAHELAHITNRHGLQTIKSSRWSEMGSVLTIEASKHYSNKNIAKLVTTFEGSISDIVNTMIVNGYSREYEMQADKTALAILEKSGYNPSSMSEMLHLMEQKIKPGQTGFASTHPSPSDRLKAIEEANPLKIEIPIIRNNRFQTNLAKI; this is encoded by the coding sequence ATGAAACTATTTATTATGCTATTTATTGCACTGTTTTTTGGTGGCTGTGTCCAAGATATGGATAAGATGTTAACACCGGCGGCATTGGATAATTATATGTCATTAACAGGTGTCTCACACGAAAAGCGAGAATCGATCTCAAAACTTAGTAATACGTTAGTTAAATCAATGGAAGATATCACTCCCGAACAAGAATATTACATCGGACGAACCGTTTCTGCAACAATTTTAAGTCGTTATAAGCCTTATTCCAATAGTAAAGCACAGAGTTATGTCAATCAAATCGGTTATCAATTATCATTCCATTCAGAGTTGCCACATACTTATGGAGGTTACCATTTTCAAATTTTAGATTCTGATGAAATTAACGCCTTTGCGGCACCGGGAGGTTTTATTTTCTTAACACGGGGTATTTTGCAATGCGCTGGAAGTGAAGATGCCGTTGCCGCAATTATCGCACATGAACTTGCTCACATCACAAACCGTCACGGACTGCAAACGATTAAAAGCAGTCGATGGAGTGAAATGGGTTCAGTACTCACTATCGAAGCATCAAAACATTACTCCAATAAAAATATTGCAAAACTCGTTACAACTTTTGAAGGGAGTATCAGTGATATCGTCAACACTATGATTGTCAATGGATATTCACGAGAATATGAGATGCAAGCTGATAAAACTGCACTCGCTATCCTTGAAAAATCTGGGTATAACCCCTCTTCTATGAGTGAAATGCTCCATTTAATGGAACAAAAAATAAAACCGGGACAAACGGGCTTTGCTTCAACTCATCCATCTCCATCAGATCGCCTAAAAGCGATTGAAGAAGCAAATCCCCTCAAAATTGAAATACCGATAATCCGAAATAACCGTTTTCAAACAAATTTAGCAAAAATTTAA
- the ftsY gene encoding signal recognition particle-docking protein FtsY — protein MFSFIKKGLQKTVEAINTLIPEKKATISKSDLENILLESDIEYDLVEIILRELYNENITRDQLRSKLLATLSFAQNTLPQNPDKPTVSLIIGVNGAGKTTTIAKLAQHHLNNGERVILGAADTFRAAAIEQLTRWADKLEIPIVSSRQGHDPSAVAYDTIESAKARGFEQVIIDTAGRLHTQTNLGNELKKIVRICDKAHSGAPHHKILILDGTQGSSAISQAKAFNEMVGVDGIIITKLDGTAKGGSVFSIAYALQLPILYIGVGEQPEHLIPFNKYEFVDGILDAIFGEEKNS, from the coding sequence ATGTTTAGTTTTATCAAAAAAGGTCTTCAAAAAACAGTCGAAGCAATCAATACCCTAATCCCTGAAAAAAAAGCGACGATTAGTAAAAGTGATTTAGAAAATATTCTCCTTGAATCCGATATCGAATACGATCTCGTTGAAATCATTTTACGTGAGCTTTATAATGAAAATATTACTCGCGACCAGCTCCGTTCCAAGCTCCTTGCGACATTGAGTTTTGCCCAAAACACCCTTCCACAAAATCCCGACAAACCGACGGTAAGCCTCATTATAGGGGTAAACGGTGCAGGAAAAACGACGACCATTGCAAAACTGGCACAACATCACCTCAATAACGGGGAGCGTGTGATCCTCGGTGCTGCCGATACATTTAGAGCAGCCGCTATCGAGCAGCTCACCCGTTGGGCAGATAAACTCGAAATCCCTATCGTCTCCTCTCGTCAAGGACACGATCCTAGCGCCGTTGCCTACGATACTATCGAATCGGCTAAAGCACGCGGGTTTGAGCAAGTTATTATCGATACCGCAGGACGATTGCACACCCAAACCAATCTCGGGAATGAACTTAAAAAAATCGTCCGTATCTGTGATAAAGCCCATAGTGGAGCACCTCATCATAAAATTTTGATTTTAGACGGGACGCAAGGATCATCGGCTATTTCTCAAGCCAAAGCATTTAACGAGATGGTGGGAGTTGATGGAATCATCATCACCAAACTCGACGGCACTGCCAAAGGGGGTTCTGTATTTTCTATCGCTTACGCACTACAACTCCCTATCCTCTATATCGGTGTTGGAGAACAGCCCGAACATCTAATTCCATTTAATAAATACGAATTTGTCGATGGAATTTTGGACGCTATTTTTGGGGAAGAAAAAAATTCATAA
- a CDS encoding TlpA disulfide reductase family protein, whose translation MRLAVLLFVPLVTISFFLTGCGEKSSEESMVSTANFNLLDTEGKSYNVEKRGTNFTLDAGEDKVVLFDIFATWCPPCRAEVKHLGNLQKKYGDNLIIMGITIEDDVSNDELEKFKQKYGGEYRISNKAQNQDLSRAIASTIGVGQQFPIPLMVMYKNGQYVTHYEGATPEEMIDSDIAQALGK comes from the coding sequence ATGCGTCTAGCTGTACTTCTTTTTGTCCCATTAGTAACCATATCTTTTTTTTTAACCGGATGCGGAGAAAAATCCAGTGAAGAGTCGATGGTATCTACCGCTAATTTTAATCTTCTCGATACTGAAGGCAAATCATATAACGTCGAAAAACGGGGAACAAATTTTACTCTCGATGCAGGAGAAGACAAAGTGGTTTTGTTTGATATCTTTGCTACTTGGTGTCCACCGTGTCGTGCTGAAGTGAAACATCTTGGAAATTTACAAAAAAAATACGGTGATAATCTTATCATTATGGGAATCACTATTGAAGATGATGTGAGCAACGATGAACTCGAAAAATTCAAACAAAAATACGGTGGAGAATATCGTATCTCAAACAAAGCACAAAACCAAGATCTCTCTCGTGCCATCGCCTCTACTATAGGTGTTGGACAACAGTTTCCGATTCCGTTGATGGTAATGTATAAAAACGGACAATACGTTACCCATTATGAAGGTGCAACACCCGAAGAGATGATTGATAGCGATATTGCTCAAGCGTTAGGAAAATAA